A section of the Corynebacterium auris genome encodes:
- the carB gene encoding carbamoyl-phosphate synthase large subunit, which produces MKREDINHVLVIGSGPIVIGQACEFDYSGTQACRVLKEEGLRVTLINSNPATIMTDPEFADHTYVEPIEPAYIDAILAREAEQGHPVDAILATLGGQTALNAAIQLDRQGILAKHGVELIGANIEAIERGEDRQKFKDIVAKIGGESARSRVCHTMDQVHETVAELGLPVVVRPSFTMGGLGSGLAFTPEDLERIAGGGLEASPEANVLIEESILGWKEFELELMRDGDDNVVVIASIENVDALGVHTGDSVTVAPALTLTDREFQTMRDQGIAIIREVGVDTGGCNIQFAVNPTDGRIITIEMNPRVSRSSALASKATGFPIAKIASKLAIGYTLDEITNDITGVTPAAFEPTLDYVIVKMPRFAFEKFPGSDETLGTSMKAVGEAMGIGRNYIQGLNKVMRSMEDKPNGFWTRPDATFAGERATDVAAVLEDLKTPTDKRMYDVELALRLGASIEEVHAASGIDPWFLAELSSLVAFRATLEAAPVLDAELLREAKGYGLSDAQIAALRPELAGEDGVRSLRWSLGIHPVFKTVDTCAGEFEAQTPYHYSAYELDPNAESEIAETGKEKVIILGSGPNRIGQGIEFDYSCVHAALELSHVGYETVMVNCNPETVSTDYDTADRLYFEPLTFEDVMEIYRAEAASGTVAGVIVQLGGQTPLGLAQRLADAGVPVVGTSPEAIDLAEDRGEFGAVLTAAGLPAPAYGTATSFAEAREVAARIGYPVLVRPSYVLGGRGMEIVYDEASLEDYIDRATELSPDHPVLVDRFLDSAIEIDVDVLSDGERVYLGGVMEHIEEAGIHSGDSACALPPMTIGPEDIDTVRRSAAALAHGIGVKGLMNVQFALKDDILYVIEANPRASRTVPFVSKATGVHLAKAASRIMMGATIPQLQDEGMIPSDYDGGALPLEHPIAVKEAVLPFTRFRTPTGAVLDTILGPEMKSTGEVMGLADSFGEAYAKAEAAAFGELPAAGTVFVSVANRDKRSLILPIQRLYTMGFAIVATAGTASMLRRNGIECELAVKASEAREGAAGVSIVERISNGEIDLILNTPAGSSGARHDGYEIRAAAAAAGVPLITTVQGVVAAVQGIEDMRDNELSVRSLQEINHTAGAR; this is translated from the coding sequence ATGAAGCGAGAAGACATCAACCACGTCCTGGTCATCGGTTCGGGCCCCATCGTCATCGGCCAGGCCTGCGAGTTCGACTACTCCGGCACCCAGGCCTGCCGCGTGCTCAAGGAGGAGGGGCTGCGGGTGACCCTCATCAACTCGAACCCGGCCACCATCATGACGGACCCGGAGTTCGCCGACCACACCTACGTGGAGCCGATCGAGCCGGCCTACATCGACGCCATCCTCGCCCGCGAGGCGGAGCAGGGCCACCCCGTCGACGCCATCCTGGCCACCCTGGGCGGGCAGACCGCGCTGAACGCGGCCATCCAGCTCGACCGGCAGGGCATCCTGGCCAAGCACGGCGTCGAGCTCATCGGCGCGAACATCGAGGCCATCGAGCGCGGCGAAGACCGCCAGAAGTTCAAGGACATCGTGGCCAAGATCGGTGGCGAGTCCGCCCGTTCGCGCGTGTGCCACACGATGGATCAGGTCCACGAGACCGTCGCCGAGCTGGGCCTGCCGGTGGTGGTCAGGCCGTCGTTCACGATGGGCGGGCTCGGCTCGGGCCTCGCCTTCACCCCGGAGGACCTCGAACGCATCGCCGGCGGCGGGCTGGAGGCCTCGCCGGAGGCCAACGTGCTTATCGAGGAGTCCATCCTCGGCTGGAAGGAGTTCGAGCTCGAGCTCATGCGCGACGGCGACGACAACGTCGTGGTCATCGCCTCGATTGAAAACGTCGACGCCCTCGGCGTGCACACCGGCGACTCCGTCACCGTCGCCCCGGCGCTGACGCTGACCGACCGCGAGTTCCAGACCATGCGCGACCAGGGCATCGCCATCATCCGCGAGGTCGGCGTGGACACCGGCGGCTGCAACATTCAGTTCGCGGTCAACCCGACAGACGGGCGCATCATCACCATCGAGATGAACCCGCGCGTCTCGCGCTCCTCGGCGCTGGCGTCGAAGGCCACCGGCTTCCCGATTGCCAAGATCGCCTCCAAGCTGGCCATCGGCTACACCCTCGACGAGATCACCAACGACATCACCGGCGTCACCCCGGCGGCCTTCGAACCGACCCTGGACTACGTCATCGTCAAGATGCCTCGCTTCGCCTTCGAGAAGTTCCCCGGCTCCGACGAGACGCTGGGCACCTCCATGAAGGCCGTCGGCGAGGCGATGGGAATCGGGCGCAACTACATCCAGGGCCTGAACAAGGTCATGCGCTCGATGGAGGACAAGCCCAACGGCTTCTGGACCCGCCCAGACGCCACGTTCGCCGGTGAGCGCGCCACCGACGTCGCCGCGGTGCTCGAGGACCTGAAGACCCCCACGGACAAGCGCATGTACGACGTCGAGCTGGCGCTGCGCCTCGGCGCGAGCATCGAGGAGGTGCACGCCGCCTCCGGCATCGACCCGTGGTTCCTCGCGGAGCTGTCCTCCCTCGTCGCGTTCCGCGCCACGCTCGAGGCCGCCCCGGTCCTCGACGCTGAGCTGCTGCGCGAAGCCAAGGGCTACGGGCTTTCCGACGCCCAAATCGCCGCCCTTCGCCCCGAGCTCGCGGGGGAGGACGGCGTGCGCTCTTTGCGCTGGTCGCTGGGCATCCACCCCGTGTTCAAGACGGTGGACACCTGCGCCGGCGAGTTCGAGGCGCAAACCCCTTACCACTACTCGGCCTACGAGCTCGACCCCAACGCGGAGAGTGAGATCGCCGAAACCGGCAAGGAGAAGGTCATCATCCTCGGCTCCGGGCCCAACCGGATCGGCCAGGGCATCGAGTTCGACTACTCCTGCGTCCACGCCGCGCTTGAGCTCTCGCACGTGGGCTACGAAACGGTGATGGTCAACTGCAACCCGGAGACCGTCTCCACCGACTACGACACGGCCGACCGCCTCTACTTCGAGCCGCTGACGTTCGAGGACGTCATGGAGATCTACCGGGCGGAGGCCGCCTCCGGCACCGTCGCCGGGGTGATTGTCCAGCTCGGCGGCCAGACCCCGCTGGGGCTGGCGCAGCGCCTGGCGGACGCCGGCGTACCTGTCGTGGGCACCTCGCCCGAGGCCATCGACTTGGCGGAGGACCGCGGGGAGTTCGGGGCCGTGCTCACCGCGGCAGGCCTGCCCGCCCCCGCTTACGGCACCGCTACCTCCTTCGCCGAGGCGCGCGAGGTCGCCGCCCGCATCGGCTACCCGGTGCTCGTGCGCCCCTCCTACGTCCTCGGCGGGCGCGGCATGGAGATCGTCTACGACGAGGCCAGCCTCGAGGACTACATCGATCGCGCCACGGAGCTCAGCCCCGACCACCCGGTGCTGGTGGACCGCTTCCTCGACTCGGCGATCGAGATTGACGTCGACGTGCTCAGCGACGGCGAGCGCGTCTACCTCGGCGGCGTGATGGAGCACATCGAGGAGGCGGGCATCCACTCGGGCGACTCCGCCTGCGCCCTGCCGCCCATGACGATCGGCCCGGAAGACATCGACACCGTGCGCCGCAGCGCCGCAGCGCTTGCCCACGGCATCGGGGTCAAGGGCCTGATGAACGTCCAGTTCGCGCTGAAAGACGACATCCTCTACGTCATCGAGGCCAACCCGCGCGCCTCGCGCACCGTGCCGTTCGTGTCCAAGGCGACGGGCGTGCACCTGGCAAAGGCGGCCTCGCGCATCATGATGGGCGCGACCATCCCGCAGCTGCAGGACGAGGGCATGATCCCCTCTGACTACGACGGCGGAGCCCTGCCGCTCGAGCACCCCATCGCGGTCAAGGAGGCCGTGCTGCCGTTCACCCGCTTCCGCACCCCGACGGGCGCGGTGCTCGATACCATCCTCGGCCCCGAGATGAAGTCGACGGGCGAGGTCATGGGCCTGGCGGACTCCTTCGGCGAGGCCTACGCCAAGGCCGAGGCCGCCGCCTTCGGCGAGCTGCCGGCCGCGGGCACGGTGTTCGTCTCCGTGGCAAACCGCGACAAGCGCTCGCTGATCCTGCCCATCCAGCGGCTTTACACCATGGGCTTTGCCATCGTGGCCACGGCGGGTACCGCGTCCATGCTGCGCCGCAACGGTATCGAGTGCGAGCTGGCGGTCAAGGCTTCCGAGGCGCGAGAGGGCGCGGCGGGGGTCTCCATCGTCGAGCGCATCAGCAACGGCGAGATCGACCTCATCCTCAACACCCCGGCGGGCTCCTCCGGGGCGCGCCACGACGGCTACGAAATCCGCGCCGCGGCGGCCGCCGCGGGCGTGCCGCTCATCACCACGGTGCAGGGCGTGGTCGCCGCCGTCCAGGGCATCGAGGACATGCGCGACAACGAGCTGTCGGTGCGCAGCCTGCAGGAGATCAACCACACGGCGGGGGCGCGCTAA
- the carA gene encoding glutamine-hydrolyzing carbamoyl-phosphate synthase small subunit: MSKQKTPAVLVLGDGTVFPGYAFGAGSASGAEVLGEAVFTTAMTGYQETMTDPSYHRQIVVMTAPHIGNTGWNDEDNESHDNNIWVAGLVIRDLAARVSSWRAARSLEEEMTAQNVTGIYGVDTRSVVRHLRNYGSIAAGIFTGEAARGDVDTLVAKVNEQPDMAGADLAGEVTTKEPYVIAAQGEKKYTVVAYDMGIKTATPGHFARRGIETVVVPADTPYSEILRYNPDGVFISNGPGDPATADAMVAVTREVIANKVPLFGICFGNQILGRALGMETYKLKFGHRGVNVPVKNHLTGRIDITSQNHGFALKGTAGESFDTDFGPAVVTHTCLNDDVVEGVALENGMAYSVQYHPESAAGPHDANPLFDQFIDLMDNHSPNKN; the protein is encoded by the coding sequence ATGAGCAAGCAGAAAACCCCCGCCGTCCTCGTCCTTGGGGACGGCACCGTCTTCCCCGGCTACGCCTTCGGGGCGGGCTCCGCCTCCGGCGCTGAGGTGCTCGGCGAGGCCGTGTTCACCACCGCCATGACGGGCTACCAGGAGACGATGACGGACCCGTCCTACCACAGGCAGATCGTCGTGATGACGGCCCCGCACATCGGCAACACCGGCTGGAACGACGAGGACAACGAGTCGCACGACAACAACATCTGGGTCGCCGGCCTCGTCATCCGCGACCTCGCCGCGCGCGTGTCCAGCTGGCGCGCCGCGCGCTCTCTGGAAGAGGAGATGACGGCCCAGAACGTCACCGGGATCTACGGCGTGGACACGCGCAGCGTCGTGCGCCACCTGCGCAACTACGGCTCGATCGCGGCGGGCATTTTCACGGGTGAAGCGGCGCGCGGAGACGTCGATACGCTCGTTGCGAAAGTCAACGAGCAGCCCGACATGGCGGGCGCGGACCTGGCCGGCGAGGTGACCACGAAGGAGCCCTACGTCATCGCGGCGCAGGGGGAGAAGAAGTACACCGTCGTCGCCTACGACATGGGTATCAAGACGGCCACGCCGGGGCATTTCGCGCGCCGCGGCATCGAGACCGTCGTTGTGCCCGCGGACACGCCCTACTCCGAGATCCTGCGCTACAACCCGGACGGGGTGTTCATCTCCAACGGCCCCGGGGACCCCGCCACAGCCGACGCGATGGTCGCGGTGACGCGCGAGGTCATCGCCAACAAGGTGCCGCTATTCGGTATTTGCTTCGGCAACCAGATCCTCGGCCGGGCACTGGGCATGGAGACCTACAAGCTGAAGTTCGGCCACCGGGGCGTCAACGTGCCGGTGAAGAACCACCTCACCGGACGAATCGACATCACGAGCCAGAATCACGGCTTCGCCCTGAAGGGCACGGCGGGGGAGAGCTTCGACACCGATTTCGGCCCCGCCGTTGTCACCCACACCTGCCTCAACGACGACGTCGTGGAGGGCGTCGCGCTGGAAAACGGGATGGCGTACTCCGTGCAGTACCACCCAGAGTCCGCCGCCGGCCCGCACGACGCCAACCCGCTGTTCGACCAGTTCATCGACCTGATGGACAACCACAGCCCGAACAAGAACTAA
- a CDS encoding dihydroorotase has product MSTTLITNVRPYGEDAADILVTDGVIAQIGPNLAQAGAEEVIDGRGMVALPGLVDMHVHLREPGREDTETIATGSDAAARGGFTAVFTMANTSPVIDQPFLAEAVWEKGRAHGTCDVYPVGSITQGLAGTQLTEIGLMSRSRVRMFSDDGRCVNDPQIMRRAIEYAKAYDVLIAQHAEDHRMTEGACAHEGETAARLGLRGWPRVAEESIVARDVIMTRDYGGRLHICHASTAGTVELLRWAKAQGITVSAEVTPHHLLLTDEKLETYDGTYRVNPPLREKGDTEALREALLDGTIDVVATDHAPHGSEDKCVEFEHAKPGMLGLETSLAVVAQVFVESGLADWRFVAKVMSERPAEILRLPDQGRPLAAGEPANLALVNPTGAWTASGAAMASKASNTPYEGMGFNARVELTMLRGTITHRI; this is encoded by the coding sequence GTGTCAACCACCCTCATCACCAACGTGCGCCCCTACGGCGAGGACGCCGCGGACATCCTGGTTACCGACGGGGTGATCGCTCAGATCGGCCCGAACCTGGCCCAGGCGGGAGCCGAGGAGGTTATCGACGGGCGCGGCATGGTCGCCCTGCCGGGCCTGGTGGACATGCACGTGCACCTGCGCGAGCCGGGCCGCGAGGACACCGAGACCATCGCCACCGGCTCCGACGCCGCCGCCCGCGGCGGGTTCACCGCCGTGTTCACCATGGCTAATACCAGCCCCGTCATCGACCAGCCCTTCCTCGCCGAGGCGGTCTGGGAGAAGGGGCGCGCCCACGGCACCTGCGACGTGTACCCGGTCGGCTCCATTACCCAGGGACTCGCGGGCACGCAGCTGACGGAGATCGGCCTGATGAGCCGCTCGCGGGTGCGCATGTTCTCCGACGACGGCAGGTGCGTCAACGACCCGCAGATCATGCGCCGCGCCATCGAGTACGCCAAGGCCTACGACGTCCTCATCGCGCAGCACGCCGAGGACCACCGCATGACCGAGGGTGCCTGCGCCCACGAGGGCGAAACCGCCGCCCGGCTGGGGTTGCGCGGCTGGCCGCGCGTGGCGGAGGAGTCCATCGTGGCGCGCGACGTCATCATGACCCGCGACTACGGCGGTCGTCTGCACATCTGCCACGCCTCCACCGCGGGCACCGTCGAGCTGCTGCGGTGGGCGAAGGCGCAGGGCATCACGGTCAGCGCGGAGGTCACCCCGCACCACCTGCTGCTCACCGACGAGAAGCTGGAAACCTACGACGGCACCTACCGCGTCAACCCCCCGCTGCGGGAAAAGGGTGACACCGAGGCGCTGCGCGAGGCGCTTCTCGACGGCACCATCGACGTCGTCGCCACCGACCACGCCCCCCACGGCTCCGAGGACAAGTGCGTCGAGTTCGAACACGCCAAGCCCGGCATGCTCGGGCTGGAAACCTCGCTGGCCGTCGTGGCGCAGGTCTTTGTGGAAAGCGGCCTGGCCGACTGGCGCTTCGTGGCCAAGGTCATGAGCGAGCGCCCCGCTGAGATCCTCCGCCTGCCCGACCAGGGCCGCCCCCTGGCCGCGGGCGAACCCGCTAACCTGGCGCTGGTCAACCCCACCGGCGCGTGGACGGCCTCCGGCGCCGCGATGGCCTCGAAGGCCTCCAACACCCCGTACGAGGGCATGGGATTCAACGCGCGCGTGGAGCTGACCATGCTGCGCGGCACCATCACGCACCGTATTTAA
- a CDS encoding aspartate carbamoyltransferase catalytic subunit, producing the protein MKHLIDIKDLTREEILGILDEAERFREALEGREIKKLPTLRGRTIFTLFYENSTRTRASFETAGKWMSADVINISASSSSVKKGESLKDTAATLAAIGGDAIVMRHPASGAPQLLRSWLPETSIINAGDGQHQHPTQALLDALTMRQRIGDVAGRTVLLVGDILHSRVARSNVDLLHTLGAEVVLVAPPTLLPQGVEHWPARYSADFDAEIAGADVVMMLRVQAERMNGGFFPSHREYATLFGLSRERAARMKEGAIIMHPGPMLRGMEINFDVAERDNTAVLQQVTNGVYTRMAVLFTLLAGEES; encoded by the coding sequence ATGAAGCACCTCATCGACATTAAGGACCTCACCCGCGAAGAGATTCTCGGCATCCTCGACGAGGCCGAGCGCTTCCGCGAGGCGCTGGAGGGCCGCGAGATCAAGAAGCTTCCGACGCTGCGGGGGCGCACCATCTTCACCCTCTTCTACGAAAACTCCACCCGCACCCGCGCCTCTTTTGAGACGGCCGGCAAGTGGATGAGCGCGGACGTGATCAACATCTCGGCGTCGTCCTCCTCGGTGAAGAAGGGCGAATCGCTGAAAGACACCGCCGCGACCCTCGCGGCCATTGGCGGCGACGCCATCGTCATGCGCCACCCCGCCTCGGGCGCGCCGCAGCTTCTGCGCTCGTGGCTGCCGGAGACCTCCATCATCAACGCCGGGGACGGCCAGCACCAGCACCCGACGCAGGCGCTTCTCGACGCCCTCACCATGCGCCAGCGAATCGGCGACGTCGCGGGGCGCACAGTCCTGCTGGTCGGGGACATCCTCCACTCGCGCGTCGCGCGCTCCAACGTCGACCTGCTCCACACCCTCGGCGCCGAGGTCGTTCTCGTTGCCCCGCCGACGCTTTTGCCCCAGGGCGTGGAGCACTGGCCGGCGCGCTACAGCGCCGACTTCGACGCGGAGATCGCGGGAGCGGACGTGGTGATGATGCTGCGCGTGCAGGCCGAGCGCATGAACGGCGGGTTCTTCCCCTCGCACCGCGAGTACGCCACGCTCTTCGGCCTCAGCCGCGAACGCGCCGCGCGGATGAAAGAAGGCGCCATCATCATGCACCCGGGCCCCATGCTGCGCGGCATGGAAATCAACTTCGACGTGGCCGAGCGCGACAACACCGCCGTCCTGCAGCAGGTCACCAACGGCGTCTACACCCGCATGGCCGTCCTGTTCACCCTGCTGGCGGGAGAGGAGAGCTAA
- the pyrR gene encoding bifunctional pyr operon transcriptional regulator/uracil phosphoribosyltransferase PyrR, with protein MSETNRATVELLTAHDVARTIARIAHQIIEKTALDSAEAPRVVLLGIPSGGVPLAERIAAAIGEFSGRQVPVGSLDVTLYRDDLRDKPHRALLPTRVPADIDGSVVVLVDDVLYSGRTIRAALDSLRDIGRPRAIQLGVLVDRGHRELPIRADYVGKNIPTSKSEDVQVTLTPLDSADGVTLTREEP; from the coding sequence ATGAGTGAAACGAACCGCGCGACGGTGGAGCTTTTGACGGCTCACGACGTCGCGCGAACGATCGCACGCATCGCGCACCAGATCATTGAAAAGACGGCGCTCGATTCCGCCGAGGCGCCCCGGGTGGTCCTGCTCGGCATTCCCTCCGGCGGGGTCCCTTTGGCCGAACGCATCGCCGCGGCCATCGGGGAGTTTTCGGGCAGGCAGGTGCCCGTGGGCAGCCTCGATGTCACCCTCTACCGCGACGATTTGCGCGACAAGCCGCACCGGGCTCTTCTTCCCACCCGCGTTCCCGCGGACATCGACGGCTCCGTGGTCGTCCTCGTGGACGACGTCCTGTACTCCGGGCGCACCATCCGCGCCGCGCTCGACTCGCTGCGCGACATCGGTCGGCCCCGCGCCATCCAGCTCGGCGTCCTCGTCGACCGGGGCCACCGCGAGCTGCCGATCCGCGCCGACTACGTGGGCAAGAACATTCCGACGTCGAAAAGCGAGGACGTGCAGGTCACGCTCACCCCGCTCGATTCTGCTGACGGCGTCACCCTGACCCGGGAGGAGCCCTAG
- a CDS encoding YbjN domain-containing protein gives MSQDSTHPADPNAVAPVDLSAAAAIFAEEDLEYRLEDEYLRSGFVNAAIVVAIDGERLVFEAVWRGEAPLALASQLLFACNEHNQTHFAPTLRFFERGENHLAVSAIRSLDISGGASFNQLGAFIVSSIEATLQAFDYLAATFPSLVTWEEPHNEH, from the coding sequence GTGAGTCAGGACAGCACGCACCCCGCAGACCCCAACGCGGTCGCGCCCGTAGACCTCTCCGCGGCGGCCGCCATCTTCGCCGAGGAGGACCTGGAATACCGCCTCGAGGACGAGTACCTGCGCTCCGGCTTCGTCAACGCGGCCATCGTCGTCGCCATTGACGGCGAGCGCCTCGTGTTCGAGGCCGTCTGGCGCGGGGAGGCCCCCCTCGCGCTGGCCTCCCAGCTCCTCTTCGCCTGCAACGAACACAACCAGACCCACTTCGCCCCCACCCTGCGCTTCTTCGAGCGCGGCGAAAACCACCTGGCCGTCAGCGCGATCCGCAGCCTGGACATCTCCGGCGGCGCCTCCTTCAACCAGCTCGGCGCGTTCATCGTCAGCTCCATTGAGGCGACGCTGCAGGCCTTCGACTACTTGGCCGCCACGTTCCCGTCGCTTGTCACCTGGGAGGAGCCCCACAATGAGCACTAG
- a CDS encoding YbjN domain-containing protein encodes MSTSTATQVTIDRTIAAMRTRGIELDDDPSGRVARANLNGLDVLFVLLDSVLIVRADTETDVPADTPDAALYLSANQVNSSQLEARAIVANRGENIVVRSEAELPVGAGLDDAQLASALTRAVDGVLQCQDAMKALSESIAEQRGGL; translated from the coding sequence ATGAGCACTAGCACCGCCACGCAGGTCACCATCGACCGCACGATCGCCGCGATGCGCACCCGCGGCATCGAGCTTGACGACGACCCCTCGGGCCGCGTCGCCCGCGCGAACCTCAACGGCCTGGACGTCCTTTTCGTCCTCCTCGACTCAGTGCTCATCGTCCGGGCAGACACCGAAACCGATGTCCCCGCCGACACCCCCGACGCGGCGCTCTACCTCAGCGCCAACCAGGTCAACTCGTCCCAGCTCGAAGCCCGCGCCATCGTTGCCAACCGAGGGGAGAACATCGTCGTGCGCAGCGAGGCAGAGCTTCCTGTCGGGGCGGGGCTTGACGACGCCCAACTGGCCTCCGCCCTTACCCGCGCCGTCGACGGCGTCCTCCAGTGCCAGGACGCGATGAAAGCTCTTTCGGAATCCATCGCCGAGCAGCGCGGCGGGCTCTAG
- a CDS encoding ATP-binding cassette domain-containing protein, giving the protein MAIIELKGVSKSYGSFDALRGVNLAVRAGEVTCVLGDNGAGKSTLIKILAGLHKPSGGSMLVDAHPADFSSPRDALDAGIATVYQTLAIVEELSVWRNFFLGQEITGAFGALKDKDMMRICDGHLRRLGIDIPDVNVEAGNLSGGQRQVLAIARAVYFGARVLVLDEPTAALGVKQSSVVLKLIASARDQGIAVVFVTHNPHHAYLVGDHFTILALGRQELDAPRGEVTIDELTRHMAGGQELEELSRELGR; this is encoded by the coding sequence GTGGCCATCATCGAACTCAAGGGCGTGAGCAAGTCCTACGGCAGCTTCGACGCGCTGCGCGGGGTCAACCTCGCCGTGCGCGCGGGCGAGGTCACGTGCGTGCTCGGCGACAACGGGGCGGGCAAGTCCACCCTGATCAAGATCCTCGCCGGGCTGCACAAGCCCAGCGGGGGCAGCATGCTTGTCGACGCCCACCCGGCCGACTTCTCCTCACCCCGCGACGCCCTCGACGCCGGCATCGCCACCGTGTACCAAACGCTCGCGATCGTCGAGGAGCTCAGCGTGTGGCGCAACTTTTTCCTCGGCCAGGAGATCACCGGCGCTTTCGGTGCGCTGAAGGACAAGGACATGATGCGCATCTGCGACGGCCACCTGCGCCGCCTGGGCATCGACATCCCCGACGTCAACGTCGAGGCCGGAAACCTTTCCGGCGGGCAGCGCCAGGTGCTTGCCATCGCCCGCGCCGTCTATTTCGGCGCGCGCGTGCTCGTCCTCGACGAGCCGACCGCGGCCCTCGGCGTGAAGCAATCCAGCGTCGTGCTCAAGCTCATCGCCTCCGCGCGCGACCAGGGCATCGCGGTTGTCTTTGTCACCCACAACCCGCACCACGCGTACCTGGTGGGGGACCACTTCACCATCCTCGCCCTCGGCCGCCAGGAGCTCGATGCCCCGCGCGGGGAGGTCACCATCGACGAGCTGACGCGGCACATGGCCGGCGGCCAGGAGCTCGAGGAGCTCAGCCGCGAGCTGGGACGGTAG
- a CDS encoding ABC transporter permease encodes MSGDPVSAEDRLRTHSGLGKLVRRPELASLLGFLLIFALFFAIAPAFRSLDAMSTILYASSTLGIVALGVGLLMIGGEFDLSSGVAVTTAALAATMLNYNLHLNSWVGAGLALAISLAIGALNGVLVARTGIPSFLITLAAFLMLQGLNLAVTKLVTNQVATPSIADMEGFDSARAFFAGTFSLGGVTVNMTVIWWVVFVALASFVLFRTKFGSWITAVGGNEEAARAVGVPVRRVKVVLFMLVGFAAWFVGMHTLFAFDSIQAGQGVGNEFLYIIAAVIGGCSMTGGRGTAVGTAIGALIFGMTNQGIVYAGWNPDWFMFFLGAMLLFAVFANTSFATYTHRR; translated from the coding sequence ATGAGCGGGGATCCAGTGAGCGCAGAGGACCGGCTGAGGACCCACAGCGGGCTGGGCAAGCTCGTGCGCCGCCCCGAGCTGGCGAGCCTGCTCGGCTTCCTCCTTATTTTCGCGCTGTTTTTCGCCATCGCGCCTGCGTTTCGCTCGCTCGACGCGATGTCGACGATCCTCTACGCCAGCTCCACCCTGGGCATCGTCGCCCTCGGTGTGGGGCTGCTCATGATCGGCGGCGAGTTCGACCTCTCCTCCGGGGTCGCGGTAACCACCGCGGCGCTAGCTGCCACGATGCTCAACTACAACCTGCACCTGAACTCGTGGGTGGGGGCGGGTCTGGCGCTGGCCATCTCCCTCGCCATCGGCGCCCTCAACGGCGTGCTCGTGGCGCGTACCGGTATTCCGAGCTTCCTGATCACCCTTGCCGCCTTCCTTATGCTGCAGGGCCTCAACCTTGCGGTGACGAAGCTGGTGACCAACCAGGTGGCCACGCCCTCCATTGCGGACATGGAGGGCTTCGACTCCGCCCGCGCCTTCTTCGCCGGCACCTTCAGCCTTGGCGGGGTTACCGTCAACATGACCGTCATCTGGTGGGTCGTGTTCGTCGCGCTGGCCTCCTTCGTTCTCTTTCGCACGAAGTTCGGCAGCTGGATCACCGCGGTCGGCGGCAACGAGGAGGCGGCCCGCGCCGTCGGCGTGCCGGTGCGCCGCGTGAAAGTGGTGCTGTTCATGCTCGTGGGCTTCGCGGCCTGGTTCGTGGGCATGCACACGCTGTTCGCCTTCGACTCCATCCAGGCCGGCCAGGGCGTGGGCAACGAGTTCCTCTACATCATCGCGGCCGTCATCGGCGGCTGCTCCATGACGGGCGGGCGCGGTACCGCCGTGGGCACCGCGATCGGTGCGCTCATCTTCGGCATGACCAACCAGGGCATCGTCTACGCCGGGTGGAACCCCGATTGGTTCATGTTCTTCCTGGGCGCGATGCTGCTCTTCGCGGTCTTCGCCAACACCTCGTTCGCCACCTACACACACAGGAGGTAG